In a genomic window of Cydia fagiglandana chromosome 8, ilCydFagi1.1, whole genome shotgun sequence:
- the LOC134666484 gene encoding speckle targeted PIP5K1A-regulated poly(A) polymerase-like: MSTRCDFVDISWMCLKGTFEEQVQQLFRHVRLSAEQAEDDLLRLYEDVINTLGAHWPGCELSLFGSLHGGTALKTSDVDYFLQIPDLNMPVEEICKEVTAIISRRPGVFKILAAISHDVPCRKVTILHLPSNRECDLILTSPELFSKEKNYKELLYHLLHLDKKILDLVVLVKYWAIVHNLLGPYFRNYIIILMVIFYLQYLNVLPSIRRLQANVPYIFWRNWNVAFEEFTHFNNIQSSLRHLLMGFFQFYSTYDFEENVISVFAGRSIVRKSFKDLCDVSEDFELYKDNLRQKICEPIELSTPMCVQDVFRHNRNSAYGVSAELLQNIRMCFKSAAKLCASESDETFLLAILTKPN, from the exons ATGAGCACCCGCTGTGATTTTGTGGATATATCATGGATGTGTCTTAAAGGAACATTTGAAGAGCAAGTCCAGCAGTTGTTTCGTCATGTGCGACTGTCGGCAGAACAAGCAGAAGACGATCTATTGCGATTGTACGAGGATGTCATAAACACACTGGGCGCACACTGGCCAG GTTGCGAATTATCACTGTTCGGCTCCCTACACGGAGGCACAGCTCTCAAGACCAGCGATGTAGACTATTTCCTCCAAATTCCAGACCTGAACATGCCCGTTGAAGAGATATGCAAAGAAGTTACAGCTATTATAAGCCGGCGTCCTGGCGTCTTCAAGATCTTAGCTGCCATCTCACATGACGTGCCCTGCCGGAAGGTCACCATCTTACATTTGCCGTCAAACAGGGAATGTGATTTGATCCTAACTTCCCCTGAATTATTTAgcaaagaaaaaaattataaagaatTATTGTACCACCTGCTACATTTGGATAAGAAAATCCTGGATCTAGTGGTTCTGGTTAAATATTGGGCGATAGTGCATAATCTGCTAGGACCATACTTTAGAAATTATATCATTATTCTGATGGTGATATTCTATTTGCAATATTTGAATGTTTTGCCGAGCATAAGGAGGCTACAAGCAAACGTTCCATATATATTTTGGCGGAACTGGAACGTAGCCTTTGAAGAGTTTACCCATTTTAACAATATTCAGTCGTCGCTTAGGCATTTGTTGATGGGCTTTTTCCAATTCTACAGCACTTACGATTTTGAAGAAAACGTCATTTCCGTGTTCGCCGGTCGTTCTATTGTCCGCAAGAGTTTTAAAGATCTTTGTGACGTTTCTGAGGACTTTGAATTGTATAAAGACAATCTGAGACAAAAGATATGCGAGCCAATCGAGCTAAGCACGCCGATGTGTGTGCAGGATGTGTTCAGGCATAACAGGAACAGCGCTTATGGCGTTTCGGCTGAACTCTTGCAAAATATAAGGATGTGTTTCAAGTCGGCGGCGAAGCTGTGTGCATCAGAATCTGATGAGACCTTCCTTCTCGCTATTCTAACAAAACCAAATTAG